Proteins from one Amycolatopsis benzoatilytica AK 16/65 genomic window:
- a CDS encoding DUF3043 domain-containing protein, whose amino-acid sequence MRFLRRSTTDPAADQSAAESDAVESESAGKAFTPAKGKATPKRRDAEARKRGPVAPPPTSMREAMKRNKELRKANPVSKEERRDAARQRRERMMSGDDKYLPPRDKGPVKAYVRDVVDSRRNLLGLFMPLAILVFVALLVPAPAIQQYITLVCMAMLLVMAIEGVVNGRKISKAARERFPKEPPAALRGVGWYAFVRASQIRKLRVPKPRLRPGDPIPN is encoded by the coding sequence GTGAGGTTCCTGCGCCGAAGCACCACCGACCCCGCCGCCGACCAGTCCGCGGCCGAGTCGGACGCCGTCGAATCAGAGTCCGCTGGCAAGGCGTTCACGCCGGCCAAGGGCAAGGCCACGCCGAAGCGGCGGGACGCTGAAGCCCGCAAGCGCGGGCCGGTCGCGCCGCCGCCCACCAGCATGCGCGAGGCGATGAAGCGCAATAAGGAACTGCGCAAGGCCAACCCGGTCAGCAAGGAAGAGCGCCGCGACGCCGCACGCCAGCGCCGCGAGCGGATGATGTCCGGCGACGACAAGTACCTGCCGCCGCGGGACAAAGGCCCGGTGAAGGCGTACGTCCGTGACGTCGTCGACTCCCGGCGCAACCTGCTCGGCCTGTTCATGCCGCTGGCGATCCTGGTGTTCGTCGCGCTGCTGGTGCCGGCCCCGGCGATCCAGCAGTACATCACCCTGGTCTGCATGGCGATGCTGCTGGTGATGGCGATCGAGGGCGTCGTGAACGGCCGCAAGATCTCGAAGGCGGCCCGCGAGCGCTTCCCGAAGGAGCCGCCGGCGGCCCTGCGCGGCGTCGGCTGGTACGCGTTCGTCCGCGCCAGCCAGATCCGCAAGCTGCGGGTGCCGAAGCCGCGGCTGCGCCCGGGCGACCCGATCCCGAACTGA
- a CDS encoding HesB/IscA family protein, whose protein sequence is MTTAETGAAQAETAEETHGVTLTDAAAAKAKALLEQEGRDDMHLRIAVQPGGCAGLRYQLFFDERTLDGDLFRDFDGMRVAVDRMSAPYVSEAVIDFVDTIEKQGFTIDNPNATGSCACGDSFH, encoded by the coding sequence ATGACGACCGCTGAGACCGGCGCGGCTCAGGCCGAGACCGCCGAGGAGACCCACGGCGTGACGTTGACCGACGCCGCGGCCGCCAAGGCGAAGGCGCTGCTCGAGCAGGAGGGCCGCGACGACATGCACCTGCGCATCGCCGTCCAGCCCGGCGGCTGCGCGGGCCTGCGCTACCAGCTGTTCTTCGACGAGCGCACGCTCGACGGCGACCTGTTCCGCGACTTCGACGGTATGCGCGTCGCGGTCGACCGGATGAGCGCGCCGTACGTGTCCGAGGCCGTGATCGACTTCGTCGACACCATCGAGAAGCAGGGCTTCACGATCGACAACCCGAACGCCACGGGTTCGTGCGCCTGCGGGGACAGCTTCCACTGA
- a CDS encoding carbohydrate kinase family protein, which produces MADKPRIAVSGSIATDHLMHFPGRFAEQLVAEQLHRVSLSFLADDLVVRRGGIGANIAFGLGVLGVRPVLVGAVGQDWADYRSWLQRHGVDTSGVLVSEIASTARFVCTTDDDMCQIATFYAGAMAESRNIELGPVADRVGGLGLVLISPDDPEGMVRHAQECRQRGYEFAVDPSQQLARMDGEQVRSFVDGAKYLFSNDYEWELLLQKTGWTEADVLERVGLRITTLGEKGVEIVGRDGTALQVGAVPERGKADPTGVGDGFRAGFFAALDGGLGLERAAQLGCLIAVLVLETVGTQEWRFERTDALERLGAAFGPEAADEIGAILPA; this is translated from the coding sequence GTGGCAGACAAGCCCAGGATCGCTGTGTCCGGCAGCATCGCGACGGACCATCTGATGCATTTCCCGGGAAGATTCGCCGAGCAGCTGGTCGCCGAGCAGCTGCACCGGGTGTCGTTGAGCTTCCTGGCCGACGACCTCGTGGTGCGCCGCGGCGGGATCGGCGCGAACATCGCGTTCGGGCTCGGCGTGCTCGGCGTGCGGCCGGTGCTGGTCGGGGCGGTGGGCCAGGACTGGGCGGACTACCGGTCGTGGCTGCAGCGGCACGGCGTGGACACCTCCGGGGTCCTGGTGTCGGAGATCGCCAGCACCGCGCGATTCGTGTGCACCACCGACGACGACATGTGCCAGATCGCGACGTTCTACGCCGGCGCGATGGCCGAATCGCGCAACATCGAGCTCGGCCCGGTCGCCGACCGCGTCGGCGGCCTCGGGCTGGTGCTGATCAGCCCGGACGACCCGGAGGGCATGGTCCGGCACGCGCAGGAATGCCGTCAGCGCGGCTACGAGTTCGCGGTCGACCCGTCGCAGCAGCTCGCCCGGATGGACGGCGAGCAGGTCCGCTCGTTCGTCGACGGCGCGAAGTACCTGTTCAGCAACGATTACGAGTGGGAGCTGCTGCTTCAGAAGACCGGCTGGACCGAGGCGGACGTGCTGGAGCGGGTCGGCCTGCGGATCACCACGCTCGGCGAGAAGGGCGTGGAGATCGTCGGCCGAGACGGCACCGCGCTGCAGGTCGGCGCGGTCCCGGAGCGCGGCAAGGCCGACCCGACCGGGGTCGGCGACGGCTTCCGCGCCGGGTTCTTCGCCGCGCTCGACGGCGGGCTGGGCCTGGAGCGCGCGGCGCAGCTCGGCTGCCTGATCGCGGTGCTGGTGCTGGAAACCGTCGGCACCCAGGAGTGGCGTTTCGAGCGCACGGACGCGCTGGAGCGGCTGGGCGCGGCGTTCGGCCCGGAAGCGGCCGACGAGATCGGCGCGATCCTGCCCGCCTGA
- the asnB gene encoding asparagine synthase (glutamine-hydrolyzing) encodes MCGLLGLICATESDAGKARASVGAAMRCQRHRGPDEQDTWADAEVVYGFNRLAFIDVDHAHQPLVWGPPEEPNRYTLNFNGEIYNYRELREELAEKFGAKFATEGDGEAIVAAYHYLGDEAVKKLRGMFAFLIWDSTEKVVFGARDPFGIKPLYYSSGPNGTAFSSEKKSLLELSDTLGVAQELDRTALQHYLVLQYVPEPESLHSAIRRVESGTSFRLAPGGKAEFTRYFHPQFAAKPVHGPAEAEALYERIADVMRDSVGKHMISDPDVTVGAFLSGGIDSTATATLAKEHNPNLIAFTTGFEREGYSEVDVAAETAEAIGVKHVVRTVSADEMMQALPLIVWYLDDPVADPALVPLWFIAREARKHVKAVLSGEGADELFGGYTIYGEPISLAPFEKIPGGVRKLLGKVSTKIPEGTRGKDLLRRGALPLEDRYYGNARNFRDEQLRAVLRTYQEGVGFKDVTAPWYDVSRGWDPVARMQHVDLYTWLRGDILVKADKVTMANSLELRVPFLDAEVFKVAASIPLDQKLAHGTTKYALRQALAKIIPGHVLNRKKLGFPVPIRLWLRNEMYDWARGIINDSKTDELLDKNAVLRLLDEHKEGQLDRSRQLWALLVFMLWHGIFVEHRIKPEIPEPVYPVKL; translated from the coding sequence GTGTGCGGCCTGCTTGGACTCATCTGCGCGACCGAGAGCGACGCCGGAAAAGCCCGCGCGAGCGTGGGCGCGGCGATGCGCTGCCAGCGCCACCGCGGCCCCGACGAGCAGGACACTTGGGCTGACGCGGAGGTCGTCTACGGCTTCAACCGGCTCGCCTTCATCGACGTCGACCACGCGCACCAGCCGCTGGTATGGGGCCCGCCGGAGGAGCCGAACCGGTACACGCTGAACTTCAACGGCGAGATCTACAACTACCGCGAGCTGCGCGAAGAGCTTGCTGAAAAATTCGGTGCGAAATTCGCCACTGAGGGCGACGGCGAGGCGATCGTCGCGGCTTACCACTACCTCGGCGACGAAGCCGTCAAAAAGCTGCGCGGCATGTTCGCGTTCTTGATCTGGGATTCGACCGAAAAGGTCGTTTTCGGTGCCCGCGACCCGTTCGGGATCAAGCCGCTCTACTACAGCAGCGGCCCGAACGGCACCGCGTTCTCCAGCGAGAAGAAGAGCCTGCTCGAGCTGTCGGACACGCTGGGCGTCGCGCAGGAGCTGGACCGCACCGCGCTGCAGCACTACCTGGTCCTGCAGTACGTGCCGGAGCCGGAGTCGCTGCACAGCGCGATCCGCCGGGTCGAGTCGGGCACCTCGTTCCGGCTCGCGCCGGGCGGGAAGGCCGAGTTCACCCGCTACTTCCACCCGCAGTTCGCCGCGAAGCCGGTGCACGGGCCGGCCGAGGCCGAAGCGCTGTACGAGCGGATCGCCGATGTGATGCGCGACTCGGTCGGCAAGCACATGATCTCCGACCCGGACGTCACCGTCGGTGCGTTCCTGTCCGGCGGCATCGACTCCACCGCCACCGCGACGCTGGCCAAGGAGCACAACCCGAACCTGATCGCGTTCACCACCGGGTTCGAGCGCGAGGGCTACTCCGAGGTCGACGTGGCCGCCGAAACCGCCGAGGCGATCGGCGTGAAGCACGTGGTGCGCACGGTGTCCGCGGACGAGATGATGCAGGCGCTGCCGCTCATCGTCTGGTATCTGGACGACCCGGTGGCCGACCCGGCGCTGGTCCCGCTGTGGTTCATCGCCCGCGAGGCGCGCAAGCACGTCAAGGCGGTGCTGTCCGGCGAGGGCGCGGACGAGCTGTTCGGCGGGTACACGATCTACGGCGAGCCGATCTCGCTGGCTCCGTTCGAGAAGATCCCCGGCGGCGTGCGCAAGCTGCTCGGCAAGGTGTCCACGAAGATCCCGGAGGGCACCCGGGGCAAGGACCTGCTGCGCCGCGGCGCGCTGCCGCTGGAGGACCGCTACTACGGCAACGCGCGCAACTTCCGCGACGAGCAGCTGCGCGCGGTGCTTCGCACGTACCAGGAAGGCGTGGGCTTCAAGGACGTCACCGCGCCCTGGTACGACGTGTCGCGCGGCTGGGACCCGGTCGCCCGGATGCAGCATGTGGACCTCTACACCTGGCTGCGCGGCGACATCCTGGTCAAGGCGGACAAGGTCACCATGGCCAACTCGCTGGAGCTGCGGGTGCCGTTCCTGGACGCCGAGGTGTTCAAGGTCGCCGCTTCGATCCCGCTGGACCAGAAACTCGCGCACGGCACCACGAAGTACGCGCTGCGCCAGGCGCTGGCGAAGATCATCCCCGGCCACGTGCTGAACCGGAAGAAGCTGGGCTTCCCGGTGCCGATCCGGCTGTGGCTGCGCAACGAGATGTACGACTGGGCGCGCGGCATCATCAACGACTCGAAGACCGACGAGCTGCTGGACAAGAACGCCGTGCTGCGCCTGCTCGACGAGCACAAGGAGGGCCAGCTGGACCGCAGCCGCCAGCTCTGGGCGCTGCTGGTGTTCATGCTGTGGCACGGGATTTTCGTGGAGCACCGGATCAAGCCGGAAATCCCGGAGCCGGTCTACCCGGTCAAGCTCTGA
- the coxB gene encoding cytochrome c oxidase subunit II: MGKPERTPAGKRAGRVAVLAGLVALTATGCSGDEVLRFGWPVGVTPQADQMRNLWTWTVVAALAVGVIVWGLIFWTAIFHRKKKGAAADGQEELPRQFQYNIPLEIFTVVLPTIMVCVLFFFTATTESKVLDKKPNPDVVVDVIAFQWNWEFKYEGDAAKRADGTQVSTVGSSGEIPLLVLPTNKTIEYRLRSTDVIHSFWVPEFNFKRDVMPDPEKNNQDSSFQNSIDREGSFVGRCAELCGTYHSVMNFEVRALSPDKYDQYLKLRTETNPKTGKPNSASEALASMNCGELCSPYAVTTKPFNTDRTARTASN; this comes from the coding sequence GTGGGAAAACCAGAGCGCACCCCGGCGGGTAAGCGGGCCGGGCGAGTCGCAGTGCTGGCCGGGCTGGTAGCGCTGACCGCGACTGGCTGCTCCGGCGACGAGGTTCTCCGCTTCGGCTGGCCGGTCGGCGTCACGCCGCAGGCCGACCAGATGCGCAACCTGTGGACCTGGACGGTCGTCGCCGCGCTCGCCGTCGGCGTCATCGTGTGGGGCCTGATCTTCTGGACCGCGATCTTCCACCGCAAGAAGAAGGGCGCGGCGGCAGACGGCCAGGAAGAACTGCCGCGCCAGTTCCAGTACAACATCCCGCTGGAGATCTTCACGGTCGTCTTGCCGACGATCATGGTCTGCGTCCTGTTCTTCTTCACCGCGACGACCGAGAGCAAGGTCCTCGACAAGAAGCCGAACCCGGACGTCGTGGTCGACGTGATCGCCTTCCAGTGGAACTGGGAGTTCAAGTACGAGGGCGACGCCGCCAAGCGCGCCGACGGGACCCAGGTATCGACCGTCGGTTCCTCCGGCGAGATCCCGCTGCTCGTGCTGCCGACGAACAAGACCATCGAGTACCGGCTGCGCTCGACCGACGTCATCCACTCGTTCTGGGTGCCGGAGTTCAACTTCAAGCGCGACGTGATGCCGGACCCGGAGAAGAACAACCAGGACAGCTCGTTCCAGAACTCGATCGACCGCGAAGGCTCCTTCGTCGGCCGGTGCGCCGAGCTGTGCGGCACCTACCACTCGGTGATGAACTTCGAGGTGCGCGCCTTGTCCCCGGACAAGTACGACCAGTACCTCAAGCTGCGCACCGAAACGAACCCGAAGACGGGCAAGCCGAACTCGGCGTCCGAGGCGCTGGCGTCGATGAACTGCGGCGAGCTGTGCAGCCCGTACGCGGTGACCACGAAGCCGTTCAACACCGACCGCACCGCGCGCACCGCGTCCAACTGA
- a CDS encoding cytochrome c oxidase subunit 4: MKVEARIFYMVAGFAVLMTVIYWVMTALFTTDHKAEPVGIVALFLTGGLAFLAGSYLQFVSRRIEARPEDREDAEISDGAGELGFFSPGSYWPIALAAAAGLAGLGLAFFHIWLLVMAIVALLIAVGGLVFEYHTGPNHD, translated from the coding sequence ATGAAGGTCGAAGCCCGGATTTTCTACATGGTGGCGGGATTCGCCGTCCTCATGACCGTCATCTACTGGGTCATGACCGCCCTCTTCACGACGGACCACAAGGCGGAGCCGGTCGGCATCGTCGCCCTGTTCCTGACCGGCGGTCTGGCTTTCCTCGCCGGCAGCTACCTGCAGTTCGTGTCCCGTCGGATCGAGGCGCGGCCGGAAGACCGCGAGGACGCCGAGATCAGCGACGGCGCCGGTGAGCTGGGCTTCTTCAGCCCGGGCAGCTACTGGCCGATCGCGCTGGCCGCGGCGGCCGGTCTGGCCGGTCTCGGCCTGGCGTTCTTCCACATCTGGCTGCTCGTGATGGCGATCGTGGCTCTGCTGATCGCGGTCGGCGGGCTGGTGTTCGAGTACCACACCGGTCCGAATCACGACTGA
- a CDS encoding DMT family transporter, with translation MTNSESRPVLQWSAAMALSGTIGAVVLESGAAAPAVAFARCLVGGVLLVVWSLARGWFRDWHPSRRDLLLAVTGGLLLVGNWVLLFASYALSSISVSTVVYHTQPLILVGMAAMFLGEKVGRSHLTRAGVAFAGVVVISLSAHGADGQPVRFAGIALALGAALLYAGASFIAKQLKHIRPHLLAAVQLTAGAIVLAPALMFTPLPSSAPGLLWLLLLGTVHTAVMYVLMYASIGKLPTTTVALLSYLYPVVAVIVDMLAFGHRLTWPEGLGMVAVLAAALAPKKPSPAPAAEPQHQLSK, from the coding sequence ATGACGAACTCCGAATCCCGCCCGGTCCTGCAGTGGTCCGCCGCGATGGCGCTGTCCGGCACCATCGGCGCGGTCGTTCTCGAAAGCGGCGCGGCCGCCCCGGCCGTCGCCTTCGCCCGCTGCCTCGTCGGCGGCGTGCTGCTGGTCGTGTGGTCGCTGGCCCGAGGCTGGTTCCGGGACTGGCACCCGAGCCGCCGCGACTTGCTGCTCGCCGTCACGGGCGGGTTGCTGCTGGTCGGCAACTGGGTGCTGCTGTTCGCGTCGTACGCGCTGTCGTCGATCTCGGTGAGCACGGTGGTCTATCACACCCAGCCGCTGATCCTGGTCGGCATGGCGGCGATGTTCCTCGGCGAAAAGGTGGGCCGCTCCCACCTGACAAGAGCGGGAGTCGCGTTCGCCGGAGTCGTGGTGATTTCCCTCTCCGCGCACGGAGCCGACGGCCAGCCGGTGCGGTTCGCCGGGATCGCCCTGGCACTGGGTGCGGCGCTGCTCTACGCGGGTGCGTCCTTCATCGCCAAGCAGCTCAAGCACATTCGGCCGCACCTGCTCGCCGCGGTCCAGCTGACGGCCGGCGCGATCGTGCTCGCCCCGGCGCTGATGTTCACCCCGCTGCCCAGTTCGGCTCCCGGCCTGCTGTGGCTGCTGCTGCTGGGCACGGTGCACACCGCGGTGATGTACGTGCTGATGTACGCGAGCATCGGCAAGCTGCCGACCACCACGGTGGCATTGCTCTCGTACCTGTACCCGGTGGTCGCGGTCATCGTGGACATGCTCGCCTTCGGCCACCGGCTGACCTGGCCGGAAGGACTCGGCATGGTGGCCGTGCTCGCCGCCGCGCTCGCCCCGAAGAAGCCCTCGCCGGCGCCCGCGGCCGAACCGCAGCACCAGCTCAGCAAGTAG
- a CDS encoding GlxA family transcriptional regulator, translating to MEVQRVAVLLADRVSPFELGVACEVFGTDRSADGMPGWDFGVCSPGGAEVASWSGFGLAGLRDLDFAASADLVIVPTCAPRTEPPPEPLLESLRAARERGAWVAGFCAGVFSLGYAGLLDDRRCTVHWVYEPEFRRLFPSAQVDPQALYADDDGVFTSAGTVAAVDLCLHLVRRLRGVAAATALARRMVAAPHRAGGQAQFVQAPVPATAAPSDAVVAEALEWVERRLDQPFTVAELARRSGLGERTFLRRFSAATGTTPHRWLTERRLDRAQALLEEGKLSVEDIAVACGYASAAALRHQFARLRSTTPSAYRAAFLAPQ from the coding sequence ATGGAAGTGCAGCGGGTCGCCGTACTGCTCGCGGACCGGGTTTCCCCGTTCGAGCTGGGGGTCGCGTGCGAGGTGTTCGGCACCGACCGCAGCGCGGACGGAATGCCGGGCTGGGACTTCGGCGTGTGCTCGCCGGGCGGGGCGGAAGTGGCCAGCTGGTCCGGATTCGGGCTCGCCGGACTGCGCGATCTGGACTTCGCCGCGTCCGCGGATCTGGTGATCGTGCCCACGTGCGCCCCGCGCACCGAGCCGCCGCCGGAGCCGTTGCTGGAATCTTTGCGGGCGGCGCGCGAGCGAGGTGCTTGGGTCGCCGGGTTCTGCGCCGGAGTGTTTTCGCTGGGGTACGCCGGCCTGCTGGACGACCGGCGGTGCACCGTGCACTGGGTTTACGAGCCGGAGTTCCGCCGCCTCTTCCCCTCCGCGCAGGTAGACCCGCAGGCGCTTTACGCGGACGACGACGGCGTGTTCACCAGCGCCGGCACGGTCGCTGCCGTGGATTTGTGCCTGCACCTGGTGCGTCGATTGCGGGGCGTCGCGGCGGCGACGGCGCTGGCCCGGCGTATGGTCGCGGCTCCGCATCGGGCCGGGGGACAGGCACAGTTCGTGCAAGCTCCGGTACCGGCTACCGCGGCGCCTTCGGACGCGGTCGTCGCCGAGGCGCTCGAATGGGTGGAACGGCGGCTGGACCAGCCGTTCACCGTCGCCGAGCTGGCGCGTAGGAGCGGCTTGGGGGAGCGGACGTTCCTGCGCCGGTTCTCCGCCGCGACCGGCACCACGCCGCACCGATGGCTGACCGAACGGCGCCTCGACCGCGCACAGGCGCTGCTGGAGGAGGGAAAACTGTCCGTCGAGGACATCGCGGTCGCGTGCGGATACGCGTCGGCGGCAGCGCTGCGGCACCAGTTCGCCCGGCTGCGCTCGACCACGCCGAGCGCGTACCGCGCGGCCTTTCTGGCCCCGCAGTAA
- the trpD gene encoding anthranilate phosphoribosyltransferase — protein sequence MGATPQTWPALLTRLIAGEDLSAEDTAWAMDQIMSGMAGQAQIGGFAVALRAKGETPAEISGMADAMLAHARRITLSRPAVDIVGTGGDRSNSVNISTMATIVAAAAGAPVAKHGNRSASSKSGAADVLETLGVKIDLPPEAVLASLEEIGIGFCFAPAFHPAFRHTGPPRRELGVPTTFNLLGPLTNPAQPQSALIGCAYADKTRALAEIFAGRGMSVLVARGDDGLDEITTTTTTSVLVVSGGAVTEHSFDPQSLGIARATADDLRGGDAVANAEVVRDLVNGKTGPVRDAVVLNAAAALAAFVGFSGSLEDDLAAGLDRAHRAIDNGAAAALLDRWIEFSNTGR from the coding sequence ATGGGCGCCACCCCGCAGACCTGGCCCGCGCTGCTGACCCGGCTGATCGCCGGCGAGGACCTCTCCGCCGAGGACACCGCGTGGGCGATGGACCAGATCATGTCCGGCATGGCCGGTCAGGCGCAGATCGGCGGTTTCGCGGTCGCGTTGCGCGCCAAGGGCGAGACGCCGGCGGAGATCTCCGGCATGGCGGACGCGATGCTGGCGCACGCCCGCCGGATCACGCTGAGCCGCCCCGCGGTCGACATCGTCGGCACCGGCGGCGACCGGTCGAACTCGGTGAACATCTCCACGATGGCGACGATCGTCGCCGCGGCGGCGGGCGCGCCGGTGGCCAAGCACGGCAACCGGAGCGCCTCGTCCAAGTCCGGCGCGGCGGACGTGCTGGAAACCCTCGGGGTGAAGATCGACCTGCCGCCGGAGGCGGTGCTGGCCTCGCTGGAGGAGATCGGCATCGGGTTCTGCTTCGCGCCGGCGTTCCACCCGGCGTTCCGGCACACCGGCCCGCCGCGACGCGAACTGGGCGTGCCGACCACGTTCAACCTGCTCGGCCCGCTCACCAACCCGGCCCAGCCGCAGAGCGCGCTGATCGGCTGCGCATACGCGGACAAGACCAGGGCGCTGGCCGAGATTTTCGCCGGCCGGGGCATGTCGGTTCTGGTCGCGCGCGGTGACGACGGTCTCGACGAGATCACCACCACCACGACGACGTCGGTGCTGGTGGTCTCCGGCGGTGCGGTGACCGAGCACAGCTTCGATCCGCAGTCGCTCGGCATCGCCCGGGCGACCGCGGACGACCTGCGCGGCGGCGACGCCGTGGCGAACGCCGAAGTCGTGCGGGACCTGGTGAACGGCAAGACCGGTCCGGTGCGGGACGCGGTGGTGCTCAACGCCGCCGCCGCACTGGCCGCCTTCGTCGGCTTCTCTGGTTCCCTCGAGGACGACTTGGCGGCCGGTCTGGACCGAGCACACCGGGCCATCGACAACGGGGCGGCAGCGGCGCTGCTGGACCGCTGGATCGAGTTCTCCAACACCGGTCGCTGA
- a CDS encoding ribonuclease E inhibitor RraB → MSWLQKLRDLAKKPESVVLEPDAPGLRVVVSAFDPAVADSAVLADSPGWAPSAPAVLVHHLVLPADRIEEAAAILAQDGYDLREQSRDGDRVLAHARRVQVLDALHCAQERSRMAGLAQRLGGDARGWEARQPGDSPTASA, encoded by the coding sequence GTGAGTTGGCTGCAAAAGCTCCGTGACCTGGCCAAAAAGCCGGAAAGCGTGGTGCTGGAGCCAGACGCGCCCGGTTTGCGGGTCGTCGTTTCGGCCTTCGATCCGGCGGTCGCGGATTCCGCCGTGCTCGCCGATTCACCCGGCTGGGCGCCTTCCGCGCCCGCGGTCCTGGTCCACCATCTCGTGTTGCCCGCCGACCGGATCGAGGAAGCGGCGGCGATCCTCGCGCAGGACGGCTACGACCTGCGCGAACAGAGCCGCGACGGCGACCGGGTCCTCGCGCACGCGCGCCGCGTGCAGGTGCTGGACGCCCTGCACTGCGCCCAGGAACGGTCCCGGATGGCCGGTCTGGCGCAGCGGCTCGGCGGCGACGCGCGGGGCTGGGAGGCGCGGCAACCGGGTGACTCGCCAACCGCCTCGGCGTGA
- a CDS encoding cytochrome c oxidase subunit 3 has translation MRSVTTAAPTISQRVHSLNRPNMVSVGTVVWLSSELMFFAGLFAMFFTVKAQNPAGASWPPPLHGEEFHLNVAYAIPFTVILVLSSLTCQLGVFAAERGDVYGLRRWYIVTLIMGAIFVAGQGNEYHNLVGEGLTIPSGPFGTVFYLATGFHGLHVIGGLIAFVFLLIRTKLSKFTPAQATSAIVVSYYWHFVDIVWVGLFAVIYILP, from the coding sequence ATGCGATCCGTGACAACGGCAGCTCCCACCATCAGCCAGCGGGTCCACTCGCTGAACCGGCCGAACATGGTCAGTGTCGGCACCGTCGTGTGGCTGTCCAGCGAACTGATGTTCTTCGCCGGACTGTTCGCCATGTTCTTCACCGTCAAGGCGCAGAACCCGGCCGGGGCATCCTGGCCGCCGCCGTTGCACGGCGAGGAGTTCCACCTCAACGTCGCGTACGCGATCCCGTTCACGGTGATCCTCGTGCTGTCGTCGCTGACCTGCCAGCTCGGCGTGTTCGCCGCGGAGCGGGGCGATGTCTACGGCCTGCGCCGCTGGTACATCGTGACGCTGATCATGGGCGCGATCTTCGTGGCCGGGCAGGGGAACGAGTACCACAACCTGGTCGGCGAAGGCCTCACGATCCCGTCCGGTCCGTTCGGCACCGTGTTCTACCTCGCGACCGGTTTCCACGGCCTGCACGTGATCGGCGGGCTCATCGCGTTCGTGTTCCTGCTGATCCGCACCAAGCTCAGCAAGTTCACTCCGGCACAGGCCACCTCGGCGATCGTCGTGTCGTACTACTGGCACTTCGTCGACATCGTGTGGGTCGGCCTCTTCGCGGTGATCTACATCCTCCCCTGA
- a CDS encoding c-type cytochrome, with protein MTTSTKSSERRFRARSKMRRRFAGLLALGVALVGVGAGYAVLAPEPQTAQAQGDPALLRQGEQVYNNTCIECHGANLEGVKNRGPSLIGIGDAAVYFQTSSGRMPAARQEAQVARKPPKLTPSEIDAVGAYVQAHGGGAQRPQERGADLRGSDPARGGELFRLNCASCHNFTGRGGALSAGKYAPPLEPATEEQIYDAMLTGPQNMPKFSDRQLNPEEKKDIIAYVKSVSNGNNDPGGNGLGGVGPASEGVIAFVVGIAALVGVTLWIGSKA; from the coding sequence ATGACCACCAGCACCAAATCCTCGGAGCGCCGCTTCCGCGCGCGCTCGAAGATGCGCAGGCGCTTCGCTGGCCTGCTCGCACTCGGCGTCGCCCTGGTGGGGGTCGGCGCCGGGTACGCGGTTCTCGCCCCGGAACCGCAGACCGCGCAGGCGCAGGGCGACCCGGCGCTGCTGCGCCAGGGCGAGCAGGTCTACAACAACACCTGCATCGAGTGCCACGGCGCGAACCTCGAGGGCGTCAAGAACCGTGGTCCGAGCCTGATCGGCATCGGCGACGCGGCCGTCTACTTCCAGACTTCTTCCGGCCGGATGCCCGCGGCGCGCCAGGAGGCGCAGGTCGCCCGCAAGCCGCCGAAGCTGACGCCGAGCGAGATCGACGCGGTCGGCGCCTACGTGCAGGCGCACGGCGGCGGCGCGCAGCGGCCGCAGGAGCGCGGCGCGGACCTCCGCGGCAGCGACCCGGCCCGCGGCGGCGAGCTGTTCCGCCTCAACTGCGCCTCGTGCCACAACTTCACCGGTCGCGGCGGCGCGCTGTCGGCGGGCAAGTACGCCCCGCCGCTCGAACCGGCGACCGAAGAACAGATCTACGACGCGATGCTCACCGGGCCGCAGAACATGCCGAAATTCTCCGACCGGCAGCTCAACCCGGAGGAGAAGAAGGACATCATCGCCTACGTCAAGTCGGTGTCCAACGGCAACAACGACCCGGGCGGCAACGGTCTCGGCGGGGTCGGCCCCGCCTCGGAAGGCGTCATCGCGTTCGTCGTCGGAATCGCCGCGCTCGTCGGCGTTACGCTGTGGATTGGATCGAAGGCATGA